One genomic segment of Synechocystis sp. LKSZ1 includes these proteins:
- the priA gene encoding primosomal protein N', with protein MTASDCFNYLLPSAWILVLVDCPGSQGIYTYVSPPELGLEVGDIVSVPFGAQIRGGIVVQSLTELPADLSPEQIRPVEERVVSGFFSPQFWQLLQWVADYYCTELMAVIRLALPPGLLERSQRRIRLTPQGQAQAPTGCSPKAQPLLRLLQQAKTGDYSYRYLQQQLKSLLRPGLQELLRGGWAESYLEPPQALRPKQQKIVTLVQANSSETLTAKQRDVLEILRRQGGELWLSELVQQSRCSDAVVTALATKGLVTITVRERLRLLHQPTIDRDQPRCLTADQQAALAHIQALRGYHTVLLHGVTGSGKTEVYLQAIAPILQAHQSALVLVPEIGLTPQLTDQFRARFGDCVAVYHSALSEGERYDTWRQMLLGQAQIVIGTRSAVFVPLLNLGLIILDEEHDSSFKQTQMAPTYHARRVAQYRAQLEQCPLILGSATPALETWAQRQSATSHYHYLSLPNRIQARPLPPVTLVDMREELKTGNRSIFSRPLQAALTQLPLEHQQAILFINRRGHSTFVSCRSCGAVLECPHCDVSLSYHYTHDGAAQRLRCHYCNYSQDQPQVCPQCQSSYLKFFGSGTQKVTQALTAEFPHLRWLRFDSDTTRRKGEHRRLLTAFREGQADVLVGTQMLTKGLDLAQVTLVGVIAADSLLNLADYRSAERAFQTLTQVAGRAGRGDNPGAVILQTYMPEHPVLKAVQTHDYQQFVAQELPQRQALNYPPYGRLLLLRFSGTNESQVCATAQGIADVCRQSLGPSIDILGPAPASILRVADRFRWQILLKMPSHQAWKPDLARWQSLCPSGVSLHLDIDPLSID; from the coding sequence ATGACCGCCTCAGATTGCTTTAATTATCTTCTTCCCTCAGCCTGGATACTCGTTTTGGTGGATTGCCCTGGGAGTCAGGGCATTTATACCTATGTCTCTCCTCCAGAACTCGGCCTGGAAGTCGGAGATATTGTCAGCGTTCCCTTTGGGGCCCAGATTCGGGGGGGAATCGTGGTGCAGTCTCTAACGGAATTACCGGCGGATCTAAGTCCTGAGCAAATTCGCCCGGTTGAGGAGCGGGTGGTTTCCGGGTTTTTTTCGCCTCAATTTTGGCAACTTCTCCAGTGGGTTGCTGACTACTACTGCACCGAGTTAATGGCGGTGATTCGTCTGGCCCTGCCGCCGGGTCTTTTGGAGCGTTCCCAACGCCGCATTCGCCTCACCCCCCAGGGCCAGGCCCAGGCACCGACGGGCTGTTCCCCCAAGGCCCAACCCCTGTTGCGACTCCTCCAGCAAGCCAAAACCGGCGACTATAGCTACCGCTATCTCCAGCAACAACTGAAATCCCTCCTCCGCCCCGGTCTTCAGGAGTTGCTCCGTGGGGGTTGGGCGGAAAGTTATCTAGAACCGCCCCAGGCCCTGCGCCCCAAGCAACAAAAAATAGTTACCCTTGTCCAGGCCAATAGCTCTGAGACCCTGACAGCAAAACAACGGGATGTTCTCGAAATTCTGCGTCGTCAGGGCGGTGAACTTTGGCTCAGTGAACTGGTTCAGCAAAGCCGCTGTAGTGATGCGGTGGTGACCGCCTTAGCGACCAAGGGCCTGGTGACCATTACCGTCCGTGAACGCCTCCGTCTTCTGCATCAGCCCACCATTGACCGTGACCAACCCCGTTGCTTAACCGCTGATCAGCAAGCGGCCCTGGCCCACATTCAGGCCCTGCGAGGCTATCACACCGTCCTCCTGCATGGGGTGACCGGTTCGGGTAAAACCGAGGTTTACCTCCAGGCCATTGCCCCGATTCTTCAGGCCCATCAATCCGCCTTGGTTCTGGTGCCGGAAATTGGCCTAACTCCCCAGCTTACCGATCAGTTTCGGGCCCGTTTTGGGGATTGCGTGGCGGTTTACCACAGTGCCCTGAGCGAGGGGGAACGCTACGACACCTGGCGACAGATGTTACTGGGCCAGGCCCAGATCGTGATCGGCACTCGTTCTGCTGTCTTTGTTCCCCTCTTGAATCTGGGGCTGATCATCCTGGACGAAGAGCACGACAGTAGTTTTAAGCAAACCCAAATGGCCCCCACCTACCATGCCCGACGGGTGGCCCAGTACCGGGCCCAGTTAGAACAATGTCCCTTAATTCTCGGCTCGGCAACCCCAGCCCTAGAAACCTGGGCCCAACGCCAAAGTGCAACTTCTCATTATCATTATCTGAGTTTACCGAACCGCATCCAGGCGCGCCCCCTTCCTCCAGTGACCCTGGTGGATATGCGGGAGGAGCTTAAAACCGGCAATCGTTCCATTTTCAGTCGCCCCCTCCAGGCGGCCCTCACCCAACTTCCCCTCGAGCATCAGCAGGCGATTCTGTTTATTAATCGTCGGGGTCATAGCACCTTCGTGTCCTGTCGCAGTTGCGGCGCCGTGCTGGAATGTCCCCATTGCGACGTTTCTTTGTCCTACCACTACACCCATGATGGCGCGGCGCAACGCCTACGCTGTCATTACTGCAACTATAGCCAAGACCAGCCCCAGGTCTGTCCCCAATGTCAATCGTCCTACCTGAAGTTTTTTGGCAGTGGCACCCAGAAAGTCACCCAGGCCCTGACGGCGGAATTTCCCCATCTGCGTTGGCTCCGGTTTGACAGTGATACCACTCGCCGTAAAGGGGAACACCGTCGCTTGCTCACCGCCTTTCGCGAGGGCCAGGCGGATGTCCTGGTGGGCACCCAGATGCTGACCAAGGGCTTGGATTTAGCCCAAGTGACCCTGGTGGGAGTCATCGCTGCCGATAGCCTCCTTAACTTGGCGGATTATCGTTCCGCCGAACGGGCCTTTCAAACCCTGACCCAGGTGGCCGGTCGGGCCGGCCGGGGAGATAACCCCGGTGCTGTGATCCTCCAGACCTACATGCCCGAGCATCCCGTCCTCAAAGCGGTCCAAACTCACGATTATCAGCAGTTTGTGGCCCAGGAATTGCCCCAACGCCAGGCCCTGAACTATCCGCCCTACGGCCGACTCCTCCTTCTGCGTTTCTCGGGAACTAACGAATCCCAGGTCTGTGCAACCGCCCAAGGCATTGCGGACGTTTGTCGCCAATCCCTCGGCCCCAGCATTGACATCCTTGGCCCGGCCCCCGCCAGTATCCTGCGGGTTGCCGATCGTTTTCGTTGGCAAATCCTGCTCAAAATGCCATCCCATCAGGCCTGGAAGCCGGACTTGGCCCGCTGGCAATCCCTGTGTCCTTCTGGTGTTAGTCTCCACCTGGATATTGACCCCCTGTCCATTGACTAA
- a CDS encoding HD family phosphohydrolase, which yields MKRLSVLYQYLQSWYRRVGPESPPLSQVLPRTFSSQAKGTSGRWSFWHRLYASRTIRWVHPPIMFGVTVIALTSVVGYRYYNQPQLGVGSRAPSTIYAPADGEFLDGKTTEERRKEVRTGIVPRLQREEQLTATIHQNTNQVLAHIDQFRRLGAPFPYLSIQTLNLLQQQYLRSCPESEWQTLKQALSLGEPAQNMPSNLASLYQALQETTATLSSAQRQALVQAIEKARQRYALAQKPLEADNLALLSPKTLVTALTIKPSLWTTIQADIRQAQERMLTQGLPGGISRTLLQETIQANLSGTQSREAKQVAEEILFVLLQDQYNLVIDTEATKRQAERAAQAVQPIVVTTKQGEVIIQAGQVIEQPQFVLLDGFGLSQRGINWSGLLQTAGVTTGVVLIFGALTRIIHRPLRRRDHILLLALSLTGPASALIDPYYMTLPAIGLLGSSYYGPTLAIAHVLLVGGMTGYALAAPSETTTDTINWEYLIAGMAAGVLAGSLAGRLRSRDELARLGVGVGLVQGGVYLIGYLILSATPTTVWYALLPGALIYGSLGTLWIVVAIGISPYLERFFDVVTPIRLVELSNPNCPLLQRLAKEAPGTFQHTLFVACLAESAARELRCNVELVRAGTLYHDIGKMHDPLGFIENQMGGPNKHDLIANPQQSTQIIKAHVSEGLEMARKYGLPKVVRDFIPEHQGTMLISYFYHQAKEKAALQGAEAEAILEADFRYDGPIPQSRETGIVMLADSSEAALRSLKDANPEVALAMVNRIFKARWRDNQLQNSGLKYEELPIIAEVFVRVWQQFHHQRIMYPQAALETPAVASPSIHPAH from the coding sequence ATGAAACGACTCTCCGTCTTATATCAATATCTGCAATCCTGGTACCGTCGGGTTGGCCCTGAAAGTCCTCCGCTAAGCCAGGTTCTGCCACGGACATTCTCCTCCCAGGCCAAAGGTACATCCGGTCGATGGTCTTTCTGGCATCGACTCTACGCCTCGAGAACCATTCGTTGGGTTCACCCACCTATTATGTTTGGGGTGACGGTCATTGCCCTAACTAGCGTAGTAGGCTATCGCTACTATAATCAGCCCCAACTCGGGGTCGGCAGTCGGGCCCCCTCCACCATTTATGCTCCAGCAGACGGTGAATTTTTAGATGGAAAAACCACGGAGGAACGCCGTAAGGAAGTCCGGACAGGGATTGTTCCTCGTCTTCAGCGAGAAGAACAACTTACCGCCACTATCCACCAAAATACCAATCAAGTCCTCGCCCATATTGACCAGTTCCGCCGCCTTGGCGCTCCTTTCCCCTACCTCAGTATCCAGACTTTAAATTTATTACAGCAACAGTATCTCCGGAGTTGTCCAGAATCAGAATGGCAAACATTGAAACAGGCCCTGTCTTTGGGAGAGCCTGCCCAGAATATGCCATCAAATTTAGCTAGCCTATACCAGGCACTCCAGGAAACGACGGCAACCCTTTCCTCTGCCCAGCGCCAGGCCCTAGTGCAAGCAATCGAGAAAGCACGGCAACGCTACGCCCTCGCCCAGAAGCCTTTAGAGGCGGACAATTTAGCCCTGCTGTCCCCCAAGACTCTGGTCACCGCTCTCACTATCAAGCCATCCCTCTGGACAACGATTCAAGCAGATATCCGACAGGCCCAAGAGCGAATGTTAACCCAGGGTCTACCGGGGGGAATTTCTCGTACTCTGCTCCAGGAAACCATCCAAGCCAATCTTTCGGGCACTCAGTCTCGGGAAGCCAAACAGGTGGCTGAAGAAATTTTGTTCGTCCTCCTACAAGATCAGTACAATCTTGTAATTGATACGGAGGCAACGAAGCGCCAAGCGGAAAGGGCCGCCCAGGCCGTCCAACCCATTGTCGTTACAACTAAGCAAGGAGAGGTCATTATCCAGGCTGGCCAAGTGATTGAGCAGCCTCAATTTGTCCTACTGGATGGTTTTGGCCTGAGTCAGCGAGGGATTAATTGGTCAGGACTGCTCCAGACAGCGGGAGTAACAACAGGAGTGGTGTTAATCTTTGGGGCCTTAACTCGGATAATCCATCGTCCTTTGCGACGACGAGACCATATCCTGTTACTGGCTCTGAGTTTGACAGGCCCTGCCTCCGCCCTGATCGATCCTTACTACATGACCCTGCCGGCTATTGGTCTCCTGGGTAGTAGCTACTATGGCCCGACCCTGGCTATTGCCCACGTGCTGCTGGTGGGGGGGATGACCGGCTATGCCCTGGCTGCTCCCTCGGAAACCACCACTGATACCATCAACTGGGAATACTTAATCGCTGGTATGGCAGCGGGGGTTTTGGCCGGTAGCTTGGCCGGTCGGCTACGTTCCCGTGATGAATTGGCCCGCCTCGGTGTGGGCGTAGGTTTAGTACAGGGAGGGGTCTATCTCATCGGTTATTTGATACTGAGTGCGACTCCCACCACTGTCTGGTATGCTCTCCTCCCCGGTGCCTTGATTTACGGGAGTCTGGGGACGCTGTGGATTGTGGTGGCCATTGGGATTTCTCCCTACCTCGAACGTTTCTTTGATGTGGTTACGCCGATTCGTTTAGTAGAACTCAGTAACCCTAACTGTCCTCTCCTACAACGCCTGGCCAAGGAGGCCCCCGGCACCTTTCAACACACTCTCTTTGTGGCTTGCCTAGCGGAATCGGCAGCTCGAGAACTGCGCTGTAATGTGGAACTGGTGAGGGCCGGAACCCTGTACCATGATATTGGTAAAATGCACGACCCTCTAGGATTTATCGAGAACCAAATGGGCGGCCCCAACAAGCACGACCTCATTGCCAATCCCCAGCAGAGCACTCAAATTATTAAGGCTCACGTTTCCGAGGGCCTAGAAATGGCGCGTAAGTACGGATTGCCTAAAGTAGTACGGGATTTCATTCCAGAGCATCAGGGCACCATGCTCATTTCCTATTTTTATCACCAGGCTAAGGAAAAAGCTGCTCTCCAGGGCGCGGAGGCTGAGGCCATTCTTGAGGCCGATTTTCGCTACGATGGCCCCATTCCCCAGTCCCGTGAAACCGGAATTGTCATGCTGGCGGATAGCTCAGAGGCGGCCCTGCGTTCCCTGAAGGATGCTAATCCAGAAGTAGCCTTGGCCATGGTTAACCGAATTTTTAAAGCCCGTTGGCGAGACAATCAACTTCAAAACAGTGGTTTGAAGTACGAAGAATTACCGATTATTGCTGAAGTGTTTGTCCGGGTCTGGCAACAGTTTCATCACCAGCGCATTATGTATCCTCAAGCGGCCCTGGAGACCCCAGCCGTGGCTTCGCCCTCCATCCATCCGGCCCATTAA
- a CDS encoding UDP-glucuronic acid decarboxylase family protein, producing the protein MRILVTGGAGFIGSHLIDRLMAEGHEILCLDNFYTGSKQNISHWLGHPRFELIRHDITEPIRLEVDQVYHLACPASPVHYQFNAIKTVKTNVIGTLNMLGLAKRVKARFLLASTSEVYGDPDVHPQPETYRGNVNCIGIRSCYDEGKRMAETLAFDYHREHDLDIRVARIFNTYGPRMLENDGRVVSNFIAQALRGTPLTVYGDGSQTRSFCYVSDLVEGLMRLMNGEQTGPINLGNPGEYSILELAQKIQTLINPNAELVYKPLPSDDPKQRQPDITLAKTYLSWEPTIPLDQGLALTIADFQTRLGLAPGP; encoded by the coding sequence ATGAGGATTTTGGTAACGGGCGGCGCTGGTTTTATTGGCTCCCATTTGATTGACCGTTTGATGGCCGAGGGCCACGAAATTTTGTGCTTGGACAATTTTTATACCGGCAGTAAACAGAATATTAGTCACTGGTTGGGGCATCCCCGCTTTGAACTGATCCGCCACGACATTACCGAACCCATTCGCCTGGAAGTTGATCAGGTTTATCATCTCGCCTGTCCCGCCTCACCAGTCCATTACCAGTTCAATGCTATTAAAACAGTGAAAACCAACGTTATCGGCACCTTGAATATGCTGGGTTTAGCCAAACGGGTCAAGGCCCGCTTTTTGTTGGCTTCGACCTCTGAAGTCTATGGCGATCCCGATGTGCATCCCCAACCAGAAACCTATCGGGGCAATGTGAATTGCATTGGGATCCGCAGTTGTTACGATGAAGGCAAGCGAATGGCTGAAACCCTTGCCTTTGACTACCATCGGGAACATGACCTGGACATTCGCGTTGCACGCATCTTCAACACCTATGGGCCACGTATGTTGGAAAATGATGGCCGAGTGGTGAGTAATTTTATTGCCCAGGCCCTGCGGGGAACGCCCCTCACGGTCTATGGAGATGGCTCCCAAACCCGTAGCTTTTGCTATGTGTCGGATTTAGTCGAGGGACTGATGCGTTTAATGAATGGAGAACAGACAGGCCCGATTAATTTAGGCAATCCCGGCGAGTACAGCATTTTAGAATTGGCGCAAAAAATTCAAACGCTGATCAATCCCAACGCTGAATTGGTCTACAAACCCCTGCCCAGCGATGACCCCAAACAACGTCAACCGGATATTACGCTCGCCAAAACCTATCTGAGTTGGGAACCGACTATTCCCCTAGATCAAGGCCTGGCCCTGACGATTGCAGATTTTCAGACTCGTTTGGGATTGGCCCCAGGACCTTAA
- a CDS encoding transglutaminaseTgpA domain-containing protein encodes MALSSTKPNWVKRWQKHWETAPLPATEESILLRVLVQVLVSIGIVATDVAAQTTWSLWAIPLGGVGAYWSWRRRKHRNVALKFSLAIAMLGVLLIFLNNLVVNFGDSRITLAGLLVQLQVLHSFDLPRRKDLGYSMAIGLILLGVAGTISQDMAFAPWLIVFLGVALPTLVLDYRSRLGLAALDPYFGWFTRRTEAPTTFRRPDFPLIPTRLVTLLGLTLLLGLLIFILIPRLPSYQLQTFPVNAPESTKNQEFDPQNRGIVNPGYVNPGRAGQGSGQGTSPVEGAGPLDDTFYYGFNNRINQNLRGEMKKQLVLRVRSQAEGFWRALAFDHYTGQGWEISNGDDLATLQRPDWSYRFNLEGDFSQLETKKVIQTYTAVMDLPNVIPNLYSARYLYFPTKEVALDRNGSLRAPVGLVEGLTYTVISEVPFRDRTRLRQAPVRYSSVLDRYRQVPPDLKAKVQQQAQALLQKSPRPLNSVYEISLYLAQALKQHYRVRTDIPFLEPGEDLVEAFLFKYQGGYPDHFSTVLTVMLRSLDIPARFTVGFAPGQFNPFTGYYLVHNTDAYGLTEVYFPSYGWFTFDPIPGHDLYPPSIEESETFSVLKQFWQWVAGWLPSPVTNFVSLVWTNVVESLLKVVQWFWQLVSGSFLGAIVGLMLVSGMGLLAWLGGQQARRWLQQRRLAQFPPLVRCYSLLLLNLAAQGYPRKSPSQTPWEYGQCLQADLTPEQWALVMEITQAYIAGYYGGQSQNLAHLEQQRRQLQRSLSRRQSPLSKGFGWLRFIRLS; translated from the coding sequence ATGGCACTCTCCTCTACTAAACCGAACTGGGTCAAGCGTTGGCAAAAGCATTGGGAGACTGCTCCCCTTCCGGCTACAGAAGAATCGATTTTATTGCGAGTTCTCGTCCAAGTTCTGGTCAGTATTGGGATTGTTGCGACCGATGTGGCCGCCCAAACGACCTGGAGCCTCTGGGCGATTCCCCTCGGTGGGGTAGGGGCCTATTGGAGTTGGCGCAGGCGTAAACACCGTAATGTGGCCCTCAAGTTCAGCTTGGCCATTGCAATGCTGGGAGTGCTGTTGATTTTTCTCAATAATCTGGTGGTGAATTTCGGGGATAGCCGCATTACCCTTGCCGGACTCTTGGTGCAGTTACAGGTTCTTCACAGTTTTGACCTACCCCGCCGTAAAGACCTGGGCTATTCCATGGCAATTGGTCTAATTTTATTGGGAGTGGCAGGAACCATTTCCCAAGATATGGCTTTTGCCCCCTGGTTAATTGTTTTTCTAGGCGTAGCCCTGCCGACTCTGGTTCTAGACTATCGCTCTCGCCTTGGCCTGGCCGCTCTTGACCCCTATTTCGGCTGGTTTACCCGACGAACAGAGGCTCCAACTACTTTTCGTCGTCCCGATTTTCCCCTCATTCCCACTCGATTAGTCACCCTCTTGGGCCTCACTTTGCTCCTTGGTTTGTTGATCTTTATCCTGATTCCTCGTCTACCCAGTTATCAACTCCAGACGTTTCCCGTCAACGCCCCCGAATCCACCAAAAATCAAGAATTTGATCCCCAAAACCGCGGTATTGTTAATCCCGGCTACGTGAATCCAGGACGAGCAGGCCAGGGAAGTGGCCAGGGGACTAGTCCGGTGGAAGGGGCTGGCCCTCTGGATGACACCTTTTACTACGGCTTCAACAATCGCATTAACCAAAATCTACGGGGCGAAATGAAGAAGCAGTTGGTCCTGCGGGTACGTTCTCAGGCGGAAGGGTTTTGGCGGGCCTTGGCTTTTGACCATTACACTGGCCAGGGTTGGGAAATTAGCAACGGCGATGATCTGGCGACCCTCCAGCGCCCAGACTGGTCCTATCGCTTTAATCTTGAAGGAGACTTTAGCCAGTTAGAGACGAAAAAAGTGATCCAGACCTACACCGCAGTCATGGATCTGCCGAACGTTATCCCCAATCTTTACTCGGCTCGTTATCTTTATTTCCCCACCAAAGAAGTGGCCCTCGACCGTAATGGCAGTCTCCGTGCCCCCGTTGGTTTGGTAGAAGGATTAACCTATACGGTCATTTCCGAGGTTCCCTTTCGAGATAGAACCCGCCTACGTCAGGCTCCGGTTCGCTATAGTTCTGTACTCGACCGCTACCGACAAGTGCCCCCTGACCTCAAGGCCAAGGTGCAGCAACAGGCTCAGGCTCTTCTGCAAAAATCTCCCCGGCCTCTCAATTCCGTTTATGAAATTTCTCTTTACTTAGCCCAGGCCCTGAAACAACATTATCGTGTGAGGACGGATATTCCCTTTCTAGAACCTGGCGAAGATTTAGTTGAGGCCTTTTTGTTCAAATATCAGGGGGGCTATCCTGATCATTTCTCGACCGTCCTGACGGTAATGCTCCGTTCCCTCGATATTCCAGCTCGCTTCACCGTCGGCTTTGCTCCGGGGCAGTTTAATCCCTTTACTGGCTACTATTTGGTGCATAATACCGATGCCTATGGTCTCACTGAGGTTTATTTTCCGAGCTATGGTTGGTTTACCTTTGACCCCATTCCTGGCCATGACCTCTATCCTCCTTCCATCGAAGAAAGTGAAACTTTTAGCGTCCTAAAGCAATTTTGGCAATGGGTTGCGGGGTGGTTGCCTTCGCCAGTAACAAACTTCGTTAGTTTAGTCTGGACGAATGTCGTCGAAAGCTTACTCAAAGTTGTCCAGTGGTTCTGGCAATTGGTGTCCGGTAGTTTCTTGGGCGCGATTGTGGGCCTGATGTTGGTCAGTGGCATGGGGTTACTGGCCTGGTTGGGTGGGCAACAGGCCCGGCGCTGGTTACAACAACGACGTTTGGCCCAGTTCCCTCCCTTGGTGCGTTGCTATTCTCTCCTGCTGCTCAACCTAGCGGCCCAGGGCTATCCCCGGAAAAGTCCTAGCCAAACTCCCTGGGAATATGGGCAATGCTTGCAAGCAGACCTGACGCCGGAACAATGGGCCCTGGTGATGGAAATTACCCAGGCCTACATCGCTGGCTACTACGGTGGTCAGAGCCAAAACCTGGCGCATTTAGAACAACAAAGACGACAACTCCAGCGCAGTCTCTCACGGCGGCAATCCCCCCTCAGCAAAGGATTCGGGTGGCTACGGTTTATCCGGCTTTCCTAG
- a CDS encoding amino acid ABC transporter substrate-binding protein: MLKKLVWVTLTLLLASASPSWAGPTLDRIQKTGTITAGARKDAIPFGYVNAQGQWVGYSLDILELIRQQAEKRLGKPIRLKLVEATPEERFKLIQQGAIDVECSSTTFTWARTAKVDFSVSYFADGTKILTRPQSGLESAESLAGKNIGVIVNTTNERAMQVVQPAAKLIPVKDQADGLWKLEAGEIDALAGDGIVLEGLRQRAKNPQAWVVTPAFPYQYEAYACSLPKDDSDWRHLVNYALLQYMEGVVSDQMTAVNLYEKWFGDAGVVPYPRDTINDYFQGIINSYEWIPIVDY; this comes from the coding sequence ATGCTCAAAAAACTTGTTTGGGTTACCCTCACCCTCCTACTGGCTTCTGCGAGTCCGAGCTGGGCTGGCCCGACCCTAGACCGGATTCAAAAAACTGGCACGATCACCGCTGGGGCCCGTAAGGATGCCATTCCCTTTGGCTACGTCAATGCCCAGGGCCAGTGGGTCGGCTATTCCCTTGACATCCTAGAACTGATTCGTCAGCAAGCAGAAAAACGTTTGGGCAAACCCATTCGTCTCAAGCTGGTGGAGGCGACCCCGGAGGAGCGGTTCAAGCTTATTCAGCAGGGGGCCATCGATGTGGAATGTTCTTCCACCACCTTCACCTGGGCCCGCACCGCTAAGGTGGACTTTTCCGTGAGTTATTTTGCCGATGGCACCAAAATTTTGACCCGGCCCCAGAGTGGGCTAGAATCGGCTGAATCCTTAGCGGGGAAAAACATTGGCGTTATTGTAAACACCACCAATGAGCGGGCCATGCAAGTGGTTCAACCCGCGGCGAAACTCATCCCCGTTAAAGACCAAGCGGATGGGTTGTGGAAACTCGAAGCCGGTGAAATTGATGCCTTGGCAGGCGATGGTATTGTTCTAGAAGGCCTACGCCAGCGGGCCAAAAATCCCCAAGCCTGGGTGGTGACGCCGGCCTTTCCCTACCAGTACGAAGCCTACGCCTGTTCCCTCCCTAAAGACGACTCCGATTGGCGCCATCTGGTTAATTACGCGCTTTTACAGTACATGGAAGGCGTTGTCAGTGACCAAATGACCGCCGTTAATCTCTACGAAAAATGGTTCGGCGACGCTGGGGTAGTTCCCTATCCTCGGGATACAATCAATGACTATTTCCAGGGCATTATCAACAGTTACGAATGGATTCCCATCGTTGACTATTAA
- a CDS encoding ABC-2 family transporter protein, producing MPWFLTTLKALLSVYYAQMLEYRAEIFFWILSGSLPIILMGVWVQAANSGDFPLSSVEFARYFFAVFIVRQFTNVWVIWEFEREILEGKLSFKLLQPLDPVWHHVARHLAEKVTRFPIAILLTVLFFQLYPQAFWVPRADQFFLGTLGIILSFTLYFLIQYTFALFAFWTERASAIQDLWFLFYIFLSGIVAPLDTFPEAIRDWVLLTPFPYGVYFPAAMFVGLPMPLGQSLVIITVWMILFWRLNRWLWRQGLKQYSGMGA from the coding sequence ATGCCTTGGTTTCTTACCACCTTGAAGGCCCTGCTCTCAGTGTACTATGCCCAAATGCTGGAGTATCGTGCCGAGATCTTCTTCTGGATTTTGTCCGGTTCCCTACCGATTATTTTGATGGGGGTTTGGGTTCAAGCTGCTAATAGTGGCGATTTTCCCTTAAGTAGTGTGGAATTTGCCCGCTATTTTTTTGCAGTTTTTATCGTTAGGCAATTCACCAATGTTTGGGTGATCTGGGAATTCGAGCGCGAAATTTTAGAGGGAAAACTCTCCTTTAAACTGCTCCAACCGCTGGATCCGGTGTGGCATCACGTTGCCCGTCACCTGGCGGAAAAAGTGACCCGCTTTCCCATTGCTATTTTATTGACCGTCCTCTTTTTTCAGCTCTATCCCCAGGCCTTTTGGGTTCCCAGGGCCGACCAATTTTTCCTAGGTACTTTAGGCATTATTCTTTCCTTTACCCTCTATTTTTTAATCCAATACACCTTTGCCCTGTTTGCCTTTTGGACGGAACGGGCCAGCGCCATTCAAGACCTCTGGTTTTTGTTTTATATCTTTCTCTCCGGCATTGTGGCCCCCTTGGATACTTTTCCAGAGGCCATACGAGACTGGGTTCTCCTCACTCCGTTTCCCTACGGTGTCTATTTTCCCGCCGCTATGTTTGTGGGCCTACCGATGCCCCTCGGCCAAAGTTTGGTCATTATTACTGTTTGGATGATCCTATTTTGGCGCTTAAATCGTTGGCTATGGCGACAGGGTCTGAAGCAATATTCCGGCATGGGGGCCTGA
- a CDS encoding biotin/lipoate A/B protein ligase family protein — protein MANVQDLNGSSLPSVLTKTTWRLIPYLEAPGQQQMALDSWLLQDYVPRTQQPVLRFYGWCPVAISLGYCQHHYPEHWGNLRWQGQPLDLVRRPSGGRAVLHQGTLTYAIVLPHWGSRKRRDHYTYLCEFLRQAWGSLGVELTYGSADHHYRHNASCFNTATAADLVALDGSKLIGSAQRYTDQALLQHGAMLLEGDPLLFEQVFGQTAPWKKGLLQRTSIPSLATLLEILETTARHYFGVEIISQALTPEEWTAIQALVIA, from the coding sequence ATGGCCAATGTTCAAGATCTTAACGGTTCCAGTCTGCCATCCGTTCTGACCAAGACAACCTGGCGTTTAATTCCCTACCTGGAAGCTCCCGGACAGCAACAAATGGCTTTGGATAGTTGGCTACTCCAGGATTACGTTCCCCGCACCCAGCAACCCGTCCTCCGCTTTTACGGTTGGTGTCCAGTCGCCATTTCCCTAGGCTATTGCCAACACCACTATCCTGAACATTGGGGTAACCTCCGGTGGCAGGGCCAACCCTTGGATCTGGTGCGTCGTCCCAGTGGTGGTCGAGCCGTCCTCCACCAAGGCACCCTGACCTACGCCATTGTCTTACCTCACTGGGGTTCCCGTAAGCGCCGCGACCACTATACCTATCTCTGCGAGTTTCTCCGCCAGGCCTGGGGTTCCTTGGGGGTGGAACTCACCTATGGCTCGGCCGACCACCACTATCGCCACAATGCCAGTTGCTTTAATACGGCTACTGCGGCGGATTTAGTGGCTCTAGACGGCAGTAAGTTAATTGGCAGTGCCCAGCGCTACACCGACCAGGCCCTGCTCCAGCACGGTGCGATGCTCCTCGAGGGCGATCCTCTATTGTTTGAGCAGGTTTTTGGCCAAACAGCCCCTTGGAAAAAGGGCCTACTGCAACGAACGAGTATCCCATCCCTAGCAACCCTCTTGGAAATCCTAGAGACGACGGCCCGGCATTATTTTGGTGTTGAAATTATCTCCCAGGCCTTGACCCCGGAAGAATGGACGGCTATTCAGGCCCTAGTTATTGCCTAG